GGTTGGGGCGGCCATTTTGTGGCTTATTCTGTGGAATGTATTGCAGCCGCTGGCCGATTGGTTGACCTACACCCTGCTGGGTCTATCGCCCGATAGCCATTTTGGCCAGGCAGTCAATTTCTTTTTGTACGACACGTCCAAAATTTTGCTTCTTTTGAGCGGCATGATTTTTCTGGTCACCATCGTCCGGTCATTTTTTAGCCCAGAACGAACTCGCGCCCTTCTCGGCGGCAAACGGGAAGGTATTGGCAATGTGTTGGCCGCCGGGCTGGGCGTGGTCACACCGTTTTGCTCCTGTTCGGCGGTGCCGCTGTTCATCGGTTTTGTGGAAAGTGGAATTCCGGTTGGGGTTACATTTTCGTTTCTCATCGCCACCCCGGTGGTCAACGAGGTAGCCCTGGCCATGCTGCTGGGATTATTTGGTTGGCAGATTGCGGGGCTGTACCTGACGACCGGCCTGGTGATAGCCATTGTGGGCGGGGTAATTATTGGCCGGCTGAAGCCAGAGCGATATGTAGAAGATTTTGTGTGGCAAATTCGGGTAGGCCAGAATCAGGGCGTCGCCGCCAAACCTAGCTGGAATGATCGCATTCGCGATGCCATCCACATGACCCGCCAGATTGTAGGCCGGGTATGGCCGTTTGTGGTGATCGGTATTGCCATTGGCGCGGTCATTCACGGCTACATGCCGGAAGATTTTCTGGCCGGCATTATGGGGCGTCAGGCCTGGTGGTCGGTGCCCGCGGCAGTAGTATTA
The Anaerolineae bacterium genome window above contains:
- a CDS encoding permease encodes the protein MSTYQAASPSTRPAWQLPALMVGAAILWLILWNVLQPLADWLTYTLLGLSPDSHFGQAVNFFLYDTSKILLLLSGMIFLVTIVRSFFSPERTRALLGGKREGIGNVLAAGLGVVTPFCSCSAVPLFIGFVESGIPVGVTFSFLIATPVVNEVALAMLLGLFGWQIAGLYLTTGLVIAIVGGVIIGRLKPERYVEDFVWQIRVGQNQGVAAKPSWNDRIRDAIHMTRQIVGRVWPFVVIGIAIGAVIHGYMPEDFLAGIMGRQAWWSVPAAVVLGIPLYANAAGVIPVVYALLEKGAALGTALAFMMSVVALSLPEIFILRRVLKPKLIVLFIGIVGIAIIFTGYLFNLIIQI